A portion of the Streptomyces platensis genome contains these proteins:
- a CDS encoding ATP-binding protein, with product MTARYEGRELPLGPPRRRAVLALLLVRLGRVVPTEVLVEELWRDEPPRRPVGALQSHVSHLRRALDGTKAPGEPSLVRHRAPGYVLDLAPEQSDAHRFERLVAEGRRLLGRRDAVAARDRIAEALALWQGAPYTEFSAHPVLLDERGRLEQLRLTAVETGAEARLALGAAEEVAAELAREARRHPARERLIGHLMTALSQLGRQAEALELYERTRSHLVEEFGVDAAAELQRIRTAILRQELDDGPVAEPAVPPAVRPAVAVSPPAPTPDEAERPAPPGAGGEAAEPAGPSLFAGRARELRLVTRAAAAARDGHGHVACVLGPAGVGKTRLLTELATSLNASGDAPDVVWSHCFPGEGVPPYWLWAQVLRGLSATRPDAFRTACAPFEALVAPVMPRHPAGTVERAAPDGDWGHARFLTHDAVCEVLLELAAARPLVLLLEDLHWADAASLDLLRLLVTRRHDRPLSIVLTTRQPEMESDACLRRALSEVLRGPRTETVRLGGLSRQAVASLVEAQAGPGVGADVVDVLHERSGGNPYFVTQLLTLLGDVRRLHEPGAIEVLLASVPDGVRDALRQRFTALPEPVLRVLHLCAVIGTEVDIHLLARTAGPDEPVSAALESAIAAGLLAEDPHHPDRLHFAHALVRETLTDELDRQGRHRLHARVAEALGTRRPGDEAGGAEVERLAHHSWHGRSELPADRVLPRLLRAAEDAEHQLAYEQVEIWLRRAVHLVGTLPPDDQETLRLEQRLHIQLGQVLATTRGYGDAEAEAALNRGRALGTALAAPEDPSVLWALCAAQLVTGRYDGSLRYSGLLREIGGRTGDPVALLGAAYGSGIVLHVRGRLPEALAKLEEGVATADRFAHQALTLARTFQHDPRVSCRSYDAFTHWLIGDRTAAAERRRELLLLTEFDSRPSDRAFALYVDAVIAAWEGDVDTAWRSGAEGTGLAEEHGLLYWKAMLSLPEGWARTHAGHAADGLAQMRSALGELSRSRTHFRLPLHLGLLGQAEYLAGDPDAAARTFGRLAAAVELRREHVYLHPDLPATGLLHALSPRGVPEGI from the coding sequence ATGACGGCGCGGTACGAGGGGCGGGAACTGCCGCTCGGGCCGCCCCGCCGCCGGGCCGTGCTCGCCCTGCTGCTCGTCCGGCTGGGCCGGGTCGTCCCCACCGAGGTGCTCGTCGAGGAACTCTGGCGGGACGAGCCGCCCCGCCGGCCGGTGGGCGCGCTCCAGAGCCATGTCTCCCACCTGCGCCGGGCGCTGGACGGTACGAAGGCTCCGGGCGAACCGTCCTTGGTGCGCCACCGCGCGCCCGGCTACGTGCTGGACCTGGCCCCGGAGCAGAGCGACGCCCATCGCTTCGAGCGCCTGGTGGCGGAGGGACGCCGGCTGCTGGGGCGGCGGGACGCGGTGGCGGCACGCGACCGGATCGCCGAGGCGCTCGCCCTGTGGCAGGGCGCCCCGTACACGGAGTTCTCCGCCCACCCGGTGCTCCTGGACGAGCGCGGCCGGCTCGAACAGTTACGGCTCACTGCCGTCGAGACCGGCGCCGAGGCCCGGCTGGCCCTCGGCGCGGCCGAGGAAGTGGCGGCCGAGCTGGCGCGGGAGGCGCGTCGCCATCCCGCCAGGGAACGGCTCATCGGTCATCTGATGACGGCCCTGTCGCAACTGGGCAGGCAGGCCGAGGCGCTGGAGCTGTACGAGCGGACCCGCAGCCATCTCGTGGAGGAGTTCGGCGTCGACGCCGCGGCCGAACTCCAGCGGATACGCACCGCCATCCTCCGGCAGGAACTCGACGACGGCCCGGTAGCCGAACCGGCCGTGCCCCCCGCCGTCCGGCCTGCCGTGGCGGTGTCCCCGCCCGCGCCCACCCCGGACGAAGCCGAGCGGCCGGCCCCGCCCGGTGCGGGCGGCGAAGCGGCGGAGCCCGCGGGGCCGTCCCTGTTCGCCGGCCGCGCCCGCGAACTGCGCCTGGTGACCCGGGCCGCCGCCGCGGCCCGCGACGGACATGGTCATGTCGCCTGCGTCCTCGGCCCCGCCGGTGTCGGCAAGACCCGCTTATTGACCGAGCTCGCCACGTCCCTGAACGCCTCCGGCGACGCTCCCGACGTGGTGTGGAGCCACTGCTTCCCGGGGGAGGGCGTACCCCCGTACTGGCTCTGGGCCCAGGTCCTGCGCGGGCTGTCGGCCACCCGGCCGGACGCCTTCCGTACCGCCTGCGCGCCGTTCGAAGCGTTAGTGGCGCCGGTGATGCCGCGCCATCCGGCCGGCACCGTGGAGCGAGCGGCGCCCGACGGCGACTGGGGCCATGCCCGCTTCCTCACCCACGACGCGGTCTGCGAAGTGCTGCTGGAACTGGCCGCCGCCCGCCCGCTGGTGCTGCTCCTGGAGGATCTGCACTGGGCCGACGCCGCCTCGCTCGATCTGCTCAGACTGCTCGTCACCCGGCGCCACGACCGTCCGCTGAGCATCGTGCTGACGACTCGCCAGCCCGAGATGGAGTCCGACGCGTGCCTGCGCCGGGCGCTCTCGGAGGTGCTGCGCGGGCCCCGCACCGAGACCGTGCGGCTGGGCGGCCTCTCCCGGCAGGCCGTTGCCTCCCTCGTCGAGGCCCAGGCCGGGCCGGGGGTCGGCGCCGATGTGGTCGATGTGCTGCACGAGCGCAGCGGCGGCAACCCGTACTTCGTCACACAGCTGCTGACCCTGCTCGGCGATGTGCGCCGGCTGCACGAGCCGGGGGCCATCGAGGTGCTCCTCGCGAGCGTGCCGGACGGGGTCCGGGACGCGCTGCGGCAGCGTTTCACGGCCCTGCCCGAACCGGTCCTCCGCGTGCTGCACCTGTGCGCCGTCATCGGCACCGAGGTCGACATCCACCTCCTGGCGCGCACGGCCGGCCCCGACGAGCCCGTCAGCGCCGCCCTGGAGTCGGCGATCGCGGCGGGACTGCTGGCCGAGGACCCGCACCACCCCGACCGCCTGCACTTCGCGCATGCGCTGGTGCGGGAGACCCTCACCGACGAACTGGACCGGCAGGGACGCCACCGGCTGCACGCCCGGGTCGCCGAGGCGCTGGGCACCCGGCGCCCCGGAGACGAGGCCGGGGGAGCGGAGGTCGAGCGCCTCGCCCACCACTCCTGGCACGGCCGGTCCGAGCTCCCGGCCGACCGGGTGCTGCCCCGCCTGCTGCGCGCGGCCGAGGACGCCGAACACCAACTCGCCTACGAGCAGGTGGAGATCTGGCTGCGGCGGGCCGTGCACCTGGTCGGCACCCTCCCGCCCGACGACCAGGAGACGCTGCGTCTGGAGCAGCGGCTGCACATCCAGCTCGGCCAGGTGCTGGCCACCACCCGCGGCTACGGCGACGCCGAGGCGGAGGCCGCGCTCAACCGGGGCCGGGCGCTCGGCACGGCGCTCGCCGCCCCCGAGGACCCCTCGGTGCTCTGGGCCCTGTGCGCGGCGCAGCTGGTCACCGGCCGGTACGACGGGTCCCTGCGGTACTCGGGGCTGCTGCGCGAGATCGGCGGACGAACGGGCGATCCGGTCGCCCTGCTCGGCGCCGCCTACGGCTCGGGCATCGTCCTGCACGTCCGGGGCCGGCTGCCCGAGGCGCTGGCGAAGCTGGAGGAGGGCGTGGCGACGGCGGACCGCTTCGCGCACCAGGCGCTCACGCTCGCCCGCACCTTCCAGCACGACCCCCGGGTCTCGTGCCGCTCCTACGACGCGTTCACCCACTGGCTCATCGGCGACCGCACCGCCGCCGCCGAGCGCCGCCGCGAGCTGCTGCTTTTGACGGAGTTCGACAGCCGGCCCTCCGACCGGGCCTTCGCCCTGTACGTGGACGCGGTCATCGCGGCATGGGAGGGCGACGTGGACACCGCCTGGCGGTCCGGCGCCGAGGGCACCGGCCTGGCCGAGGAACACGGGTTGCTCTACTGGAAGGCGATGCTCAGCCTGCCCGAGGGCTGGGCCCGGACGCACGCCGGCCATGCGGCGGACGGCCTCGCCCAGATGCGCTCGGCCCTCGGTGAACTGAGCCGCTCCCGGACCCACTTCCGCCTGCCGCTCCACCTGGGCCTGCTCGGCCAGGCCGAGTACCTGGCCGGCGACCCGGACGCCGCCGCGCGGACCTTCGGCAGACTCGCCGCCGCGGTCGAGCTGCGCCGCGAACACGTCTACCTCCACCCGGACCTGCCGGCCACCGGGCTGCTGCACGCGCTGTCGCCCCGGGGCGTCCCGGAAGGCATCTGA
- a CDS encoding MerR family transcriptional regulator — translation MAWPIAEVARMSGVTARTLRHYDEIGLLPPARIGTSGHRYYDERELLRLQQILVLRALGLGLTEIGRVLAAQIDELAALRGHHRRLLAERDRLDALAGTVSRTITELEQSRKDGSPMTGINRPENLFEGIQPAQYEESLRAFPELAAEIERRTSAMSEAEIEAGHRKRTAQMIRLAELLAAGIPADAAPVQAEIDAQYRALAELRPASAEEYRAIGRSCVDNEQWHAAYETIAPGLAAYQRDAIEAYATTQLS, via the coding sequence ATGGCCTGGCCGATTGCGGAGGTCGCCCGGATGTCGGGTGTGACGGCCCGGACGCTGCGGCATTACGACGAGATCGGACTGCTGCCGCCGGCCCGGATCGGCACCAGCGGCCACCGCTACTACGACGAGCGCGAGCTGTTGCGGTTGCAGCAGATCCTCGTACTGCGGGCACTGGGCCTGGGGCTGACCGAGATCGGCCGGGTGCTGGCCGCGCAGATCGACGAGCTGGCGGCCCTGCGCGGCCACCACCGCCGGCTGCTCGCCGAGCGCGACCGGCTGGACGCCCTGGCCGGCACCGTCTCCCGCACGATCACCGAACTGGAGCAGTCCAGGAAGGACGGCAGCCCCATGACCGGCATCAACAGACCGGAGAACCTCTTCGAAGGGATCCAGCCAGCCCAGTACGAGGAGAGCCTGCGTGCCTTCCCGGAACTGGCGGCGGAGATCGAGCGGCGCACCTCGGCGATGAGCGAGGCGGAGATCGAGGCCGGGCACCGCAAGCGCACGGCGCAGATGATCCGGCTGGCCGAACTGCTGGCCGCCGGTATACCGGCCGACGCCGCCCCGGTGCAGGCAGAGATCGACGCCCAGTACCGGGCGCTGGCCGAACTCCGGCCCGCCTCTGCCGAGGAGTACCGGGCGATCGGCCGTTCCTGCGTGGACAACGAACAGTGGCACGCGGCATACGAGACGATCGCACCGGGCCTGGCCGCGTATCAGCGCGACGCCATCGAGGCGTACGCCACGACGCAGCTGAGCTGA